The Chloroflexota bacterium genome includes a window with the following:
- a CDS encoding DUF362 domain-containing protein: protein MAKILNKTKVALVRCDTYEEDKVFKSVQEGLGLLGGVSIFAKGNEKIVMKPNVLIGANPENCVTTHPAVFKAVGQLLMEAGASVYYGDSPAFGKAEFNMRIAGLKRVADESGFHLADFDAGRPVSHPDGLLVKSFVIANGVLGCDGLVSLPKLKTHPLVRFTGAVKNQFGCVPGLLKSQYHVKLPDPYDFATMLVDLNTLVKPRLCVMDGIMAMEGNGPRSGKPRNMNVLLLSTDPIALDATACRIIDLDPAVVPTSKPGEQSGLGTYHAENIEIVGENMEQFFDNKFDVIRTPPMPCTSSRLRTFVKNQICDRPVIDKAKCTNCGTCVEMCPVNPKAVNWHTGDKSRQPTHKYDLCIRCYCCQETCPEGAIMLESPLLARLFSRI from the coding sequence ATGGCGAAAATTCTGAATAAGACAAAAGTTGCCCTGGTAAGATGCGATACATACGAAGAGGACAAGGTCTTTAAGTCGGTCCAGGAAGGGCTTGGCCTTCTCGGTGGGGTTTCCATTTTCGCAAAAGGCAACGAAAAAATCGTAATGAAACCGAATGTGCTCATTGGCGCCAATCCTGAGAACTGCGTAACTACGCATCCGGCAGTGTTCAAAGCGGTGGGGCAATTGCTCATGGAAGCGGGTGCCAGTGTCTACTATGGCGACTCACCGGCGTTCGGCAAGGCTGAGTTTAATATGAGAATAGCCGGACTGAAGCGGGTCGCGGATGAGTCTGGGTTTCACCTGGCTGATTTTGATGCCGGCAGGCCGGTCAGTCACCCCGATGGTTTACTGGTGAAGAGCTTCGTGATTGCTAACGGAGTTCTGGGCTGTGACGGGTTGGTGAGCCTGCCGAAGCTAAAAACGCACCCTCTTGTCCGGTTTACCGGAGCGGTTAAGAACCAGTTTGGCTGTGTGCCCGGCTTGCTGAAGAGCCAGTACCATGTTAAGTTGCCCGACCCGTACGATTTTGCCACTATGCTTGTTGACTTGAATACTCTGGTCAAACCGCGTCTTTGTGTTATGGATGGCATTATGGCAATGGAAGGCAATGGACCGCGAAGCGGCAAGCCGAGAAATATGAACGTACTGCTATTGTCCACTGACCCCATTGCGCTGGATGCAACTGCTTGCAGGATAATCGACCTCGACCCCGCAGTGGTGCCGACATCGAAACCGGGGGAACAGTCCGGCCTGGGAACATACCATGCTGAGAACATCGAAATAGTCGGAGAAAATATGGAGCAGTTCTTCGATAACAAGTTCGACGTAATTCGGACTCCTCCAATGCCTTGCACCAGTAGCCGATTGAGAACCTTCGTTAAGAATCAAATATGCGACAGGCCGGTTATCGACAAAGCAAAATGCACCAATTGTGGCACCTGTGTTGAGATGTGCCCCGTCAACCCAAAAGCTGTTAACTGGCACACAGGTGATAAATCCAGGCAGCCCACACACAAATACGACCTCTGCATCCGCTGTTACTGCTGCCAGGAAACATGCCCCGAGGGAGCTATTATGCTGGAGAGTCCACTACTGGCTAGATTATTCTCCCGTATTTAA
- a CDS encoding 4Fe-4S dicluster domain-containing protein, whose protein sequence is MCWTSTEPGNSRPESDTINGAGLSIGCRISERFLKETAMSDVYERLRERLDMFPQGFPKTESGVDLEVLQHLFTPEEAEIMLRLGPRPEKLPTIAQRAGKDETELGETLYGMSRRGLIMRYRAPDQEMYYFLMPWMVGIWEFQLNRLNKENIELYERFYREGMVPSWQKTKTGGFRVIPVQQEIQGNTEIQPYEQVSQIIESHTRFAVADCICRKESRMVGKGCDKLLEACMSFGPAADFYIENELGREISKEEAKKILLKAEESGLIHFSTNQAGNKIFICNCCGCCCKALASITKYDSPGFIVRSNYYATKDDDTCTTCGTCIDRCNVNAIRIENERTVINRAKCIGCGLCVSTCPTGSISMVSKTPDEASAIFSNELEMLQAIGKEKGKEYPFK, encoded by the coding sequence ATGTGCTGGACGAGTACAGAGCCAGGCAACTCCAGGCCAGAAAGTGATACAATAAATGGCGCCGGTTTATCAATTGGTTGCAGAATATCAGAACGATTTCTAAAGGAGACCGCTATGTCTGACGTTTATGAGAGACTTCGCGAGAGACTGGACATGTTTCCCCAGGGGTTCCCTAAAACCGAAAGCGGCGTGGACCTGGAAGTACTACAGCATCTGTTTACTCCGGAGGAGGCCGAGATTATGCTGCGCCTGGGACCCCGCCCGGAAAAGTTACCGACTATAGCACAGCGGGCGGGTAAGGATGAAACTGAACTGGGAGAAACACTGTACGGCATGTCGAGAAGGGGATTGATAATGCGCTATAGAGCGCCTGACCAAGAAATGTACTACTTTCTGATGCCGTGGATGGTCGGAATCTGGGAGTTCCAGTTGAATAGGCTGAATAAAGAAAACATCGAGCTGTACGAAAGATTTTACCGGGAGGGCATGGTGCCTTCATGGCAAAAGACAAAAACCGGTGGATTCCGCGTCATTCCTGTTCAGCAAGAGATACAAGGGAATACCGAGATTCAGCCCTATGAACAGGTGTCGCAGATTATCGAATCACATACCAGGTTTGCCGTTGCCGACTGCATTTGCCGGAAAGAAAGCCGAATGGTGGGAAAGGGGTGCGACAAGCTACTGGAAGCCTGTATGAGCTTCGGGCCGGCAGCGGATTTCTACATTGAAAATGAACTCGGCAGGGAGATTTCAAAGGAGGAGGCAAAAAAGATACTTCTGAAAGCCGAGGAGTCTGGCCTGATTCATTTCTCCACAAACCAGGCCGGCAACAAGATATTTATATGCAACTGCTGCGGCTGCTGCTGTAAGGCTTTAGCCAGCATAACCAAATACGATAGTCCGGGATTCATAGTCAGGTCAAACTACTATGCCACAAAAGACGACGACACCTGTACCACCTGTGGTACCTGCATCGACCGATGTAATGTAAATGCCATCCGAATTGAAAATGAACGTACCGTCATAAATAGAGCGAAATGCATCGGCTGCGGGCTTTGTGTATCCACGTGTCCCACAGGGTCAATTTCCATGGTTAGCAAAACACCTGATGAAGCTTCTGCCATCTTCTCCAACGAACTAGAGATGCTGCAGGCTATAGGGAAGGAAAAAGGGAAAGAATACCCCTTCAAATAA